A part of Vicia villosa cultivar HV-30 ecotype Madison, WI unplaced genomic scaffold, Vvil1.0 ctg.000643F_1_1, whole genome shotgun sequence genomic DNA contains:
- the LOC131630097 gene encoding uncharacterized protein LOC131630097 produces MANLLNMFFSIMLIEVSLLALLMGNSKATHRFIDIKDHIDHQVSLQTRSVHRIARLSPEGPNPHHDNSLQPKSDHHIAKLSPGGPDPHHHLSLQTRNVHHIARLSPEGPDPHHHVSLPTGNVHHIERLSPGGPDSHHHDFLQTRNVHEIARLSPGGPNPHHDNSLNPTSVDHIAKLSPGGPDPHHHLSLQTRNVHHIARLSPEGPDPHHHVSLQTGNVRRIERLSPGGPDSHHHDFLKTRNVHGIARLSPGGPNPNHDNSLHPTSVHLTAKLSLRGHNPNYPNSFQP; encoded by the coding sequence ATGGCAAATTTGCTAAACATGTTCTTTTCAATAATGCTTATCGAAGTATCTCTTTTAGCATTGTTGATGGGAAATTCTAAAGCAACTCATCGCTTTATTGATATTAAGGATCATATTGATCACCAAGTTTCCTTACAAACGAGGAGTGTTCATCGCattgcaagattgagtccagAAGGACCTAATCCACACCACGACAATTCCTTACAGCCAAAAAGTGATCATCACATTGCAAAATTGAGTCCAGGAGGTCCCGATCCACATCACCATCTTTCCTTACAAACGAGGAATGTTCATCACattgcaagattgagtccagAAGGTCCAGATCCACACCACCATGTTTCCTTACCAACGGGGAATGTTCATCACATTGAAAgattgagtccaggaggtccAGATTCACACCACCATGATTTCTTGCAAACTAGAAATGTTCATGAAattgcaagattgagtccaggaggtccTAATCCACACCATGACAATTCCTTAAATCCAACGAGTGTCGATCACATTGCAAAATTGAGTCCAGGAGGTCCCGATCCACATCACCATCTTTCCTTACAAACGAGGAATGTTCATCACattgcaagattgagtccagAAGGTCCAGATCCACACCACCATGTTTCCTTACAAACGGGGAATGTTCGTCGCATTGAAAgattgagtccaggaggtccAGATTCACACCATCATGATTTCTTGAAAACTAGAAATGTTCATGGAattgcaagattgagtccaggaggtccTAATCCAAACCACGACAATTCCTTACATCCAACGAGTGTCCATCTCACTGCAAAATTAAGTCTAAGAGGTCATAATCCAAACTACCCGAATTCCTTTCAACCTTAG
- the LOC131630099 gene encoding uncharacterized protein LOC131630099, with amino-acid sequence MANLLNMFFSIMLIEVSLLALLMGNTIATHRFIDIKDHIDHQVSLQTRSVHRIARLSPEGPNPHHDNSLQPKSDHHIAKLSPGGPDPHHHLSLQTRNVHHIARLSPEGPDPHHHVSLPTGNVHHIERLSPGGPDSHHHDFLQTRNVHEIARLSPGGPNPHHDNSLNPTSVDHIAKLSPGGPDPHHHLSLQTRNVHHIARLSPEGPDPHHHVSLQTVNVHRIERLSPGGPDSHHHDFLKTRNVHGIARLSPGGPNPHHDNSLHPTSVHLTAKLSLRGHNPNYPNSFQP; translated from the coding sequence ATGGCAAATTTGCTAAACATGTTCTTTTCAATAATGCTTATCGAAGTATCTCTTTTAGCATTGTTGATGGGAAATACTATAGCAACTCATCGCTTTATTGATATTAAGGATCATATTGATCACCAAGTTTCCTTACAAACGAGGAGTGTTCATCGCattgcaagattgagtccagAAGGACCTAATCCACACCACGACAATTCCTTACAGCCAAAAAGTGATCATCACATTGCAAAATTGAGTCCAGGAGGTCCCGATCCACATCACCATCTTTCCTTACAAACGAGGAATGTTCATCACattgcaagattgagtccagAAGGTCCAGATCCACACCACCATGTTTCCTTACCAACGGGGAATGTTCATCACATTGAAAgattgagtccaggaggtccAGATTCACACCACCATGATTTCTTGCAAACTAGAAATGTTCATGAAattgcaagattgagtccaggaggtccTAATCCACACCATGACAATTCCTTAAATCCAACGAGTGTCGATCACATTGCAAAATTGAGTCCAGGAGGTCCCGATCCACATCACCATCTTTCCTTACAAACGAGGAATGTTCATCACattgcaagattgagtccagAAGGTCCAGATCCACACCACCATGTTTCCTTACAAACAGTGAATGTTCATCGCATTGAAAgattgagtccaggaggtccAGATTCACACCACCATGATTTCTTGAAAACTAGAAATGTTCATGGAattgcaagattgagtccaggaggtccTAATCCACACCACGACAATTCCTTACATCCAACGAGTGTCCATCTCACTGCAAAATTAAGTCTAAGAGGTCATAATCCAAACTACCCGAATTCCTTTCAACCTTAG
- the LOC131630100 gene encoding uncharacterized protein LOC131630100 yields the protein MANLLNMFFSIMLIEVSLLALLMGNSKATHRFIDIKDHIDHQVSLQTRSVHRIARLSPEGPNPHHDNSLQPKSDHHIAKLSPGGPDPHHHLSLQTRNVHHIARLSPEGPDPHHHVSLPTGNVHHIERLSPGGPDSHHHDFLRTRNVHEIARLSPGGPNPHHDNSLNPTSVDHIAKLSPGGPDPHHHLSLQTRNVHHIARLSPEGPDPHHHVSLQTGNVRRIERLSPGGPDSHHHDFLKTRNVHGIARLSPGGPNPHHDNSLHPTSVHLTAKLSLRGHNPNYPNSFQP from the coding sequence ATGGCAAATTTGCTAAACATGTTCTTTTCAATAATGCTTATCGAAGTATCTCTTTTAGCATTGTTGATGGGAAATTCTAAAGCAACTCATCGCTTTATTGATATTAAGGATCATATTGATCACCAAGTTTCCTTACAAACGAGGAGTGTTCATCGCattgcaagattgagtccagAAGGACCTAATCCACACCACGACAATTCCTTACAGCCAAAAAGTGATCATCACATTGCAAAATTGAGTCCAGGAGGTCCCGATCCACATCACCATCTTTCCTTACAAACGAGGAATGTTCATCACattgcaagattgagtccagAAGGTCCAGATCCACACCACCATGTTTCCTTACCAACGGGGAATGTTCATCACATTGAAAgattgagtccaggaggtccAGATTCACACCACCATGATTTCTTGCGAACTAGAAATGTTCATGAAattgcaagattgagtccaggaggtccTAATCCACACCATGACAATTCCTTAAATCCAACGAGTGTCGATCACATTGCAAAATTGAGTCCAGGAGGTCCCGATCCACATCACCATCTTTCCTTACAAACGAGGAATGTTCATCACattgcaagattgagtccagAAGGTCCAGATCCACACCACCATGTTTCCTTACAAACGGGGAATGTTCGTCGCATTGAAAgattgagtccaggaggtccAGATTCACACCACCATGATTTCTTGAAAACTAGAAATGTTCATGGAattgcaagattgagtccaggaggtccTAATCCACACCACGACAATTCCTTACATCCAACGAGTGTCCATCTCACTGCAAAATTAAGTCTAAGAGGTCATAATCCAAACTACCCGAATTCCTTTCAACCTTAG
- the LOC131630101 gene encoding uncharacterized protein LOC131630101: MANLLNMFFSIMLIEVSLLALLMGSSKATHRFIDIKDHIDHQVSLQTRSVHRIARLSPEGPNPHHDNSLQPKSDHHIAKLSPGGPDSHHHDFLQTRNVHEIARLSPGGPNPHHDNSLNPTRVDHIAKLSPGGPDPHHHLSLQTRNVHHIARLSPEGPDPHHHVSLQTGNVHRIERLSPGGPDSHHHDFLKTSNVHGIARLSPGGPNPHHDNSLHPTSVHLTAKLSLRGHNPNYPNSFQP, translated from the coding sequence ATGGCAAATTTGCTAAACATGTTCTTTTCAATAATGCTTATCGAAGTATCTCTTTTAGCATTGTTGATGGGAAGTTCTAAAGCAACTCATCGCTTTATTGATATTAAGGATCATATTGATCACCAAGTTTCCTTACAAACGAGGAGTGTTCATCGCattgcaagattgagtccagAAGGACCTAATCCACACCACGACAATTCCTTACAGCCAAAAAGTGATCATCACATTGCAAAATTGAGTCCAGGAGGTCCAGATTCACACCACCATGATTTCTTGCAAACTAGAAATGTTCATGAAattgcaagattgagtccaggaggtccTAATCCACACCATGACAATTCCTTAAATCCAACGAGGGTCGATCACATTGCAAAATTGAGTCCAGGAGGTCCCGATCCACATCACCATCTTTCCTTACAAACGAGGAATGTTCATCACattgcaagattgagtccagAAGGTCCTGATCCACACCACCATGTTTCCTTACAAACGGGGAATGTTCATCGCATTGAAAgattgagtccaggaggtccAGATTCACACCACCATGATTTCTTGAAAACTAGTAATGTTCATGGAattgcaagattgagtccagGCGGTCCTAATCCACACCACGACAATTCCTTACATCCAACGAGTGTCCATCTCACCGCAAAATTAAGTCTAAGAGGTCATAATCCAAACTACCCGAATTCCTTTCAACCTTAG